A DNA window from Mucilaginibacter xinganensis contains the following coding sequences:
- a CDS encoding tetratricopeptide repeat protein → MKYFQYLLIGLFIIAASRKTLAQDNDDARALVKQGVKLNDEKKYAEAIEKYQQALKLDTGNLYANYQLAYSLFLSDKGKDGIPYLEKVVKGDGKLNAAAYDLLGLIHFKSKQYTEAEKNAIEAIKLDPKHAGTQRMYALVSFHQNKRAQALLGFCSFILLEPNTARSTEAFANIQHILQGGALKPEPGELAPGAIDANTSALNQAITQAVADFSKRRYASAADLLAAELTAIFTNVGQLAEKQTGNYFFRTYLAAYFYRLAQSPNMPAMARLVSSSTPESTKWIKDNQQPVADLEAWVKGAERAF, encoded by the coding sequence ATGAAATACTTTCAATACCTGCTTATTGGCCTTTTTATAATTGCAGCCAGCCGCAAAACATTAGCCCAGGACAATGATGATGCCCGTGCGCTGGTTAAGCAGGGGGTAAAGCTAAATGATGAAAAGAAATACGCTGAAGCTATTGAAAAATATCAACAAGCACTAAAGCTTGACACCGGAAATTTATATGCCAATTACCAGTTGGCGTATTCTTTATTTTTATCAGATAAAGGAAAAGATGGGATTCCTTATCTTGAAAAAGTAGTGAAGGGCGACGGTAAACTCAACGCTGCCGCTTATGACCTTTTGGGACTGATCCATTTTAAAAGCAAGCAATATACCGAAGCAGAGAAAAATGCAATTGAAGCCATAAAGCTTGATCCAAAACATGCCGGCACACAAAGGATGTATGCCCTGGTTAGTTTTCATCAAAATAAACGGGCACAGGCATTACTTGGTTTCTGCAGCTTTATATTGCTGGAACCCAATACTGCCCGCAGTACTGAAGCCTTTGCAAACATTCAGCATATACTGCAAGGTGGGGCGCTTAAGCCCGAACCGGGCGAATTGGCTCCGGGTGCTATTGATGCAAATACCAGCGCCCTCAACCAGGCAATAACACAGGCCGTTGCTGATTTTAGCAAAAGAAGGTATGCCTCCGCAGCGGACCTGTTAGCGGCAGAACTGACAGCTATTTTTACAAATGTTGGACAGCTTGCAGAAAAGCAAACCGGGAATTATTTTTTCAGAACATATTTAGCCGCTTATTTTTATCGGCTGGCACAATCGCCAAATATGCCGGCAATGGCCAGGCTGGTTAGCAGCAGCACACCCGAAAGCACCAAATGGATAAAAGACAACCAGCAGCCGGTAGCTGATCTGGAAGCCTGGGTTAAGGGAGCCGAGCGGGCCTTTTAA
- a CDS encoding YbaB/EbfC family nucleoid-associated protein, giving the protein MFDKLMQAQQMAGAMKQKLDAITVTGTAEGGKITVTANASKVIQSVTIDEGFLKEADKEQLEELMVIAINKAMTQADTASQSEMAAVTKDMFGGMGGLF; this is encoded by the coding sequence ATGTTCGATAAACTAATGCAAGCCCAGCAAATGGCGGGCGCAATGAAACAAAAATTAGACGCTATTACCGTAACGGGCACTGCCGAAGGTGGCAAAATCACAGTTACCGCTAATGCAAGCAAAGTTATCCAGTCTGTAACTATTGATGAGGGGTTTTTAAAGGAGGCAGATAAAGAGCAGCTGGAAGAGCTCATGGTTATTGCCATAAATAAGGCCATGACCCAGGCAGATACCGCAAGCCAAAGCGAAATGGCCGCTGTAACCAAAGATATGTTTGGTGGCATGGGTGGCCTTTTTTAG
- a CDS encoding serine hydrolase domain-containing protein yields MKLVYTPIIFTFFLFILTACSSKQKDTSAKLPGPEAPFDTKAFLSYDPKHADKKIDEVMQQLHKTRGFNGNVLVAKNGKIIYEKAIGWADYLHRDSLKLSSKFELASVTKTMTSTAILMLMEQGKLKLDDDVKKFFPDFPYDGVTIRLLLTHRSGMMNYVYFTDDLYRAQHLNQRKGISNQEEMALIAQYKPRPFNKPNVRFLYNNSNFMVLGSIIEKVTGQSYADFMQTHIFKPSKMLNTAVYSKAVYDKIPVDVVGHDRGQWKYSVAQNFLDGPVGDKGIYSTVGDLWLYDRALRAGRLLKQATMDSAYVPRNPMVHGHFSYGYGWRIFEAPGKQVIYHTGWWHGFRHIYLRDIKDDITIVLLSNLSNGSLLKLDDLFKAAGMPIVRKSAYNGNGDTSDD; encoded by the coding sequence ATGAAATTAGTGTACACCCCCATCATATTTACTTTTTTTCTTTTTATTTTAACTGCCTGCTCATCCAAACAAAAAGATACCAGCGCCAAGCTGCCCGGCCCCGAGGCACCGTTTGATACCAAAGCTTTTTTAAGTTACGACCCCAAGCATGCCGATAAAAAAATTGATGAAGTGATGCAGCAACTGCATAAAACCCGCGGTTTTAACGGGAACGTGCTGGTGGCAAAAAATGGCAAAATAATTTACGAAAAGGCAATTGGCTGGGCTGATTACCTTCACCGCGACAGCCTCAAGTTAAGCTCGAAGTTTGAGCTGGCTTCAGTTACCAAAACTATGACGAGCACTGCCATATTGATGTTGATGGAGCAAGGAAAGCTTAAGCTGGATGATGATGTAAAAAAGTTTTTTCCTGATTTTCCGTATGATGGGGTAACTATTCGCCTGCTGCTTACACACCGTTCGGGCATGATGAATTATGTTTATTTTACCGACGATTTGTACCGCGCCCAACACCTTAACCAGCGGAAGGGCATCTCCAACCAGGAAGAAATGGCTTTGATAGCCCAATACAAACCCCGCCCGTTTAACAAACCTAACGTAAGGTTTTTGTATAACAACTCAAATTTTATGGTGCTGGGGTCCATTATTGAAAAAGTTACCGGCCAGTCTTATGCCGATTTTATGCAAACCCACATTTTTAAACCTTCCAAAATGCTGAATACAGCAGTTTATTCAAAGGCGGTTTATGATAAGATCCCTGTGGATGTGGTTGGGCACGACAGGGGGCAGTGGAAATATTCTGTCGCACAAAACTTTTTAGACGGGCCGGTTGGCGACAAAGGCATTTACAGTACAGTAGGTGACCTTTGGCTGTATGACCGTGCGTTGCGCGCCGGCCGTTTGTTAAAACAGGCTACTATGGATTCGGCATACGTGCCCCGCAACCCTATGGTTCATGGTCACTTTAGCTACGGCTATGGCTGGCGGATATTTGAGGCGCCTGGCAAGCAGGTAATTTACCATACCGGCTGGTGGCATGGTTTCAGGCATATTTATTTACGTGACATTAAAGATGATATTACCATTGTGCTGCTTTCAAATCTTTCAAACGGCAGTTTATTAAAGCTTGATGATTTGTTTAAAGCGGCTGGAATGCCAATAGTGCGCAAAAGTGCCTACAACGGTAATGGCGACACAAGTGATGATTAA
- a CDS encoding LytR/AlgR family response regulator transcription factor — protein sequence MKALIVDDEASNRENLLHLLQTYAPDIVVCAAAGNVDESIKAITTHSPQLVFLDIQLHQQSGFDLLKQLSEINFEIIFVTAYDQYGIQAVKFAALDYLLKPIDIDELRWAIEKARKAIHQKQKNERLGYLLEYLKDDNKSKPRIALPLFSETRYVNINDIIRCEADNSYTRFLLNSGEQILVSKTLKEYAALLLNYGFLRSHQSHLVNTAFIKSWLREDGGSLLLTDGVKVPVSKLNREKVKELLASQFKL from the coding sequence ATGAAAGCGCTTATTGTTGATGATGAAGCCTCTAACCGGGAAAATCTGCTGCACTTATTGCAAACCTATGCGCCCGATATAGTGGTATGCGCTGCCGCAGGGAATGTTGACGAGAGTATAAAAGCGATAACAACGCACAGCCCTCAATTAGTTTTCCTGGATATCCAGCTGCATCAGCAGTCCGGTTTCGACCTGCTTAAACAATTAAGCGAAATAAACTTCGAGATCATATTCGTAACAGCGTATGATCAGTACGGCATCCAGGCTGTAAAGTTCGCTGCGCTTGATTACCTGCTGAAACCTATTGACATTGATGAGCTTAGGTGGGCAATTGAAAAAGCCCGCAAGGCTATCCATCAAAAACAAAAAAACGAGCGTTTGGGCTACCTGCTGGAGTATTTAAAGGATGACAATAAAAGCAAGCCCCGTATTGCCTTGCCCCTATTCAGCGAAACACGGTATGTAAATATCAATGATATTATTCGTTGCGAAGCCGACAATAGCTACACCCGTTTTTTGCTAAACAGCGGCGAACAGATCCTGGTATCAAAAACCTTAAAGGAATACGCCGCGCTGTTGCTCAATTATGGTTTTTTGCGTTCGCATCAATCACACCTGGTTAATACCGCGTTTATAAAAAGCTGGCTGCGCGAGGATGGCGGCAGCTTGCTGCTAACTGATGGCGTAAAAGTGCCGGTATCAAAACTAAACCGGGAAAAAGTTAAGGAATTACTGGCTTCGCAGTTTAAGCTGTAA
- a CDS encoding metal-dependent hydrolase, which translates to MKTTYYGQSTFMIETGGKKLLFDPFITPNPMAKDIDIDSLKPDYILVSHGHGDHVADLLAIQKSSDAIIICIAEIANWLGKHGINNAHGMNIGGGFDFDFGRVKMVNAIHSSTLPDGSPGGNPAGFVIYADGKTIYYAGDTALTYDMKLLADDNLDWAYLPIGDNYTMGVDDAIKATSFINCKNVIGMHYDTFPVIAIDKKAAEEKFIKAGINIKLPQIGESIEL; encoded by the coding sequence ATGAAAACTACCTATTACGGACAATCGACTTTTATGATCGAGACAGGCGGAAAAAAGCTGTTATTTGATCCGTTTATTACCCCAAACCCGATGGCAAAAGACATCGATATTGATAGCCTTAAGCCTGATTATATTTTAGTTTCACACGGGCATGGCGATCATGTGGCCGATTTGCTCGCAATCCAGAAAAGCAGCGACGCCATCATTATCTGCATTGCCGAAATAGCCAACTGGCTTGGCAAGCACGGTATAAACAATGCACACGGCATGAACATTGGCGGCGGATTTGATTTTGATTTCGGCCGAGTGAAAATGGTAAACGCCATCCATTCCAGCACCTTGCCTGACGGTTCGCCGGGGGGAAATCCTGCCGGTTTTGTTATTTACGCCGATGGAAAAACCATTTATTATGCCGGCGACACCGCGCTTACCTATGATATGAAACTGCTTGCTGATGATAACCTTGACTGGGCTTACCTGCCAATAGGCGACAACTACACTATGGGCGTTGATGATGCAATTAAAGCAACCAGCTTCATCAACTGTAAAAATGTAATTGGCATGCACTATGACACGTTCCCGGTAATTGCTATAGATAAAAAAGCGGCAGAAGAAAAATTCATCAAAGCGGGCATTAATATCAAGCTGCCTCAAATTGGCGAAAGCATAGAGCTGTAA
- the fumC gene encoding class II fumarate hydratase has translation MSFRTEHDTMGEVQVPADKYWGAQTERSRNNFKIGPEASMPKEIIAAFAYLKKAAAYTNTDCGVLPAEKRDQIAQVCDEILEGGLAGEFPLVIWQTGSGTQSNMNVNEVVANRAHVVAGNKLGEGKTFIHPNDDVNKSQSSNDTYPTAMHIAAYKMVIDVTIPGVEKLRDTLKAKSEAFKSVVKIGRTHLMDATPLTLGQEFSGYVSQLDHGLRALRNTLDHLAELALGGTAVGTGINTPKGYDVKVAEYIAKFTGLPFRTAENKFEALAAHDAIVESHGALKQIAVSLMKIANDIRMLASGPRSGIGEIHIPDNEPGSSIMPGKVNPTQNEAVTMVAAQVMGNDVTISIGGSNGHYELNVFKPVMAANFLQSARLIGDACTSFNDHCAVGIEPNYAGIKKHLENSLMLVTALNPHIGYENAAKIAKKALKENLSLREAALGLGLLTNEQFDEWVRPEDMIGSLK, from the coding sequence ATGAGTTTCAGAACCGAACACGATACCATGGGCGAGGTACAGGTACCTGCCGATAAATACTGGGGAGCACAAACCGAAAGATCACGCAATAACTTTAAAATTGGGCCGGAGGCATCCATGCCAAAGGAAATTATTGCTGCTTTTGCTTACCTTAAAAAGGCTGCTGCATACACCAATACGGATTGCGGCGTATTGCCTGCCGAAAAACGCGACCAGATTGCACAGGTTTGCGATGAAATTCTTGAAGGCGGATTAGCCGGCGAATTTCCGCTGGTGATCTGGCAAACAGGGTCGGGCACACAATCAAACATGAACGTGAACGAGGTTGTTGCCAACCGTGCACACGTGGTTGCCGGCAATAAACTGGGCGAGGGTAAAACTTTCATCCACCCTAATGATGATGTAAATAAATCGCAATCATCAAACGATACGTACCCAACAGCCATGCACATTGCTGCCTATAAAATGGTGATTGATGTAACTATCCCGGGTGTTGAAAAGCTGCGTGATACCTTAAAGGCGAAGTCTGAAGCATTTAAAAGTGTCGTTAAAATTGGCCGTACTCATTTAATGGATGCAACGCCGCTTACTTTGGGCCAGGAATTTTCTGGATACGTATCTCAGCTGGATCATGGCTTAAGAGCATTAAGGAATACGCTTGATCACCTCGCTGAGCTTGCTTTAGGCGGCACAGCCGTAGGTACAGGCATCAATACACCCAAAGGTTACGATGTAAAGGTGGCCGAATACATTGCCAAATTTACCGGCCTGCCTTTTCGCACTGCCGAAAATAAATTTGAAGCACTTGCTGCGCATGATGCTATTGTTGAAAGCCATGGTGCATTAAAACAAATAGCAGTATCATTAATGAAAATTGCCAATGATATCCGCATGCTGGCTTCCGGTCCGCGTTCTGGTATCGGCGAGATCCATATTCCCGATAATGAGCCGGGTTCGTCAATTATGCCGGGTAAGGTTAACCCAACCCAAAATGAAGCTGTTACCATGGTAGCTGCGCAGGTTATGGGTAACGATGTAACCATATCTATAGGCGGTTCAAACGGGCATTATGAGCTTAATGTGTTTAAGCCGGTTATGGCAGCCAACTTTTTACAGTCGGCCCGCTTAATAGGTGATGCATGCACCTCATTCAATGATCATTGTGCGGTTGGTATTGAGCCAAACTATGCCGGGATAAAGAAACACCTTGAAAATTCATTAATGCTGGTGACTGCCTTAAACCCGCATATCGGTTATGAAAATGCGGCTAAAATCGCCAAAAAAGCGTTAAAAGAAAATCTGTCGCTCCGCGAAGCCGCCCTTGGCCTCGGCCTGCTCACCAATGAGCAGTTTGATGAGTGGGTTCGCCCGGAAGACATGATCGGCAGTTTAAAATAA
- a CDS encoding sensor histidine kinase has translation MKTMKLLIQKIALITTLVAMSIAAAGQITTMEHNNKLEVYDHYKLIDTLHATPDQLAKVHQLQKIKQLTKDHYYYDFPYARNLGIRFNNDGKTKSEVYEGRDWGDDKFYKSIIIDGDCSIELAALDITEKNAADYRYRVVQNDNQELTTWKVPATFKNTSDKRFKYAYLGQFKYAPGQVLKVEIYNVKNFKQQDAMLIDWRKVEAAKVGATIQYISRNFHIPDNGLISYPMNMVKHGSVKKKSFFFGKERVFTRPASLNFIETTASNDIKLRLGDSLQNISFDIGNGQRLYNYRISLKREIDGYTDSIDFGETNDKLVLYKEFWKNPGKYSITFTPKIHKHGGEPILLLHNLATSISFTTLPALDTTHSIPLRAVILMAFITAFIIVLLFTYYRQRQKRTLEAEAQNRQIATLQLQSVRSQLNPHFMFNALAGIQNLMNKNEIELANKYLARFARITRNVLDDGNKELTSIEHETDLLNDYLQMEQLRFGFAFDINVDDIDQQIEIPAMLLQPFVENAVKHGVSTLKDKGKITVGIAKNNADLILTVADNGGGFIGETTTGMGIKLCKERIKLLNGIYKNSSILLHKNVQSNNGTLITIELKNWL, from the coding sequence ATGAAAACAATGAAACTGCTGATACAAAAGATCGCTTTGATTACCACCCTGGTAGCTATGAGTATAGCCGCCGCAGGTCAGATAACCACCATGGAGCATAATAATAAATTGGAGGTGTATGATCATTATAAATTGATAGACACGCTGCATGCCACGCCGGATCAACTGGCAAAAGTTCACCAGCTGCAAAAAATAAAGCAGCTCACAAAAGATCATTACTATTATGATTTTCCGTACGCACGTAACCTGGGTATCAGGTTTAACAATGATGGAAAAACAAAAAGCGAAGTTTACGAAGGCCGGGACTGGGGCGACGACAAGTTTTATAAAAGCATAATTATTGATGGCGACTGCTCAATTGAGCTGGCTGCACTGGATATTACTGAAAAAAATGCGGCTGATTATCGTTACCGGGTGGTACAAAATGACAACCAGGAGCTAACAACTTGGAAGGTACCTGCAACCTTTAAAAACACAAGCGATAAGCGGTTTAAGTATGCTTATTTAGGCCAGTTTAAATATGCGCCGGGCCAGGTGCTAAAGGTTGAAATTTATAATGTAAAAAACTTTAAACAACAGGATGCCATGCTAATTGACTGGCGCAAGGTTGAAGCCGCTAAAGTAGGTGCCACCATACAATATATTAGCCGAAACTTTCACATTCCGGATAACGGGCTAATAAGCTATCCTATGAATATGGTTAAACATGGGTCTGTTAAAAAGAAATCATTCTTCTTTGGAAAAGAACGGGTTTTTACGCGCCCAGCCTCGCTAAACTTTATTGAAACCACAGCTTCAAATGATATAAAATTAAGGCTCGGCGATTCGCTGCAAAATATATCCTTTGATATAGGAAACGGCCAAAGGCTTTATAATTACAGGATCAGCCTGAAAAGGGAGATTGATGGTTATACAGACAGTATAGACTTCGGCGAAACAAATGACAAACTTGTTCTATATAAGGAGTTTTGGAAAAACCCGGGCAAGTATAGTATCACCTTTACGCCTAAGATCCATAAGCATGGCGGCGAACCTATACTGCTGTTACACAACCTCGCGACCTCCATCAGTTTTACGACACTTCCAGCGTTGGATACTACGCACAGCATCCCCTTACGCGCTGTGATATTAATGGCTTTTATCACCGCTTTTATCATCGTTCTGCTGTTTACTTACTACCGGCAACGGCAAAAACGAACTTTGGAAGCGGAAGCACAAAACAGGCAGATCGCAACGCTGCAATTGCAATCGGTGCGCTCACAGCTAAACCCGCATTTTATGTTCAATGCGCTGGCTGGCATTCAAAACCTGATGAATAAAAATGAAATTGAACTGGCTAATAAATACCTGGCCCGCTTTGCCCGCATTACCCGCAACGTACTTGACGACGGTAATAAAGAACTAACTTCAATTGAGCATGAAACCGACCTGCTTAACGATTACCTTCAAATGGAGCAACTGCGTTTTGGCTTCGCGTTTGATATTAACGTGGATGATATTGACCAGCAAATTGAGATTCCCGCCATGCTGCTGCAGCCATTTGTTGAAAATGCAGTTAAACATGGGGTATCAACCTTAAAAGATAAAGGGAAAATAACCGTTGGCATTGCTAAAAACAATGCCGACCTGATTCTGACCGTTGCCGACAATGGCGGAGGCTTTATCGGGGAAACCACAACCGGTATGGGGATAAAACTTTGCAAAGAGCGGATTAAGCTGCTCAACGGCATCTATAAAAATAGCAGTATCTTGCTGCATAAAAACGTGCAAAGCAACAACGGCACCCTAATAACCATTGAACTGAAAAACTGGCTGTAG